One window of the Benincasa hispida cultivar B227 chromosome 3, ASM972705v1, whole genome shotgun sequence genome contains the following:
- the LOC120074085 gene encoding probable carboxylesterase 15 yields the protein MGSLPHIIEDCMGVLQLYSDGTVSRSDDINFPFPITVDTSVVFRDVLYDASHNLHLRLFKPAATSTNKKFPILFFFHGGGFCVGCRSWPNSHNCCVQLALGLDALVIAPDYRLAPEHRLPAAVEDGAKAMEWVRKREDAWIEELADLERVFVMGDSSGGNIAHHLAVRIGMESEKFGVRGFVLMAPFFGGVMRTKSEEGPPEEFFDLEALDRFWRLSLPIGEDRDHPLANPFGASSIRLEEVNLEPILVIVGGNEMLKDRVENYAKTLSQLGKRIEYVEFEGKQHGFFTNSQDSELALQVIAIIKKFMLQNSA from the exons ATGGGTTCCCTTCCTCACATCATCGAAGACTGCATGGGCGTCCTCCAACTCTACAGCGACGGCACCGTCTCCCGCTCCGACGACATCAACTTCCCCTTTCCGATCACCGTCGACACCTCCGTCGTCTTCCGCGACGTCCTCTACGACGCCTCTCACAACCTCCACCTCCGCCTCTTCAAACCGGCGGCAACCTCCACTAACAAAAAATTTCCTATTCTGTTCTTCTTCCACGGCGGCGGGTTCTGCGTCGGCTGCCGATCCTGGCCGAACTCGCACAATTGCTGCGTTCAGCTCGCCCTAGGGCTTGATGCTTTAGTAATCGCACCTGACTACCGTCTGGCGCCGGAGCACCGGCTGCCGGCGGCGGTGGAGGACGGAGCGAAGGCGATGGAGTGGGTAAGAAAGCGGGAAGATGCGTGGATTGAGGAGTTAGCGGATTTGGAAAGGGTTTTCGTGATGGGAGATTCGTCGGGAGGTAACATTGCGCATCATTTGGCGGTGAGGATTGGAATGGAGAGTGAGAAATTTGGAGTACGAGGATTTGTTTTAATGGCGCCGTTCTTCGGCGGAGTTATGAGAACCAAATCGGAGGAAGGACCGCCCGAAGAATTTTTCGATTTGGAGGCGCTTGACAG GTTTTGGAGGCTATCATTACCCATAGGAGAAGATAGAGACCACCCATTGGCAAACCCATTTGGGGCATCAAGCATTAGGCTTGAAGAAGTGAATTTGGAGCCCATTTTGGTGATAGTTGGTGGAAATGAAATGCTGAAAGATAGAGTGGAAAACTATGCAAAAACACTTTCACAATTGGGAAAGAGAATAGAGTATGTGGAGTTTGAGGGAAAACAACATGGTTTTTTCACTAATTCTCAAGATTCTGAACTGGCTCTTCAAGTCATTGCTATTATCAAAAAATTTATGCTTCAAAACTCTGCctga